In a single window of the Cydia pomonella isolate Wapato2018A chromosome 2, ilCydPomo1, whole genome shotgun sequence genome:
- the LOC133534499 gene encoding uncharacterized protein LOC133534499 isoform X4 produces the protein MCVIPGASAGCKHCSTVGKEEKAMFRTHSDACLATSKADPAQVDALSRGEFLDTPQLRAHVHCVLMKCKVVGKDGKLQKTAVLDKLAVRGNGKDVAKILENCAEHQYGDAPEDLTWNLFRCAYDKKAILFDYMPNATSSLH, from the exons ATGTGTGTAattccgggg gcttCCGCGGGTTGCAAACATTGCTCA ACCGTGGGCAAGGAAGAAAAGGCCATGTTCCGCACCCACTCGGATGCCTGCTTGGCCACATCTAAAGCTGACCCCGCGCAAGTGGACGCTCTTAGTCGCGGTGAATTCCTGGACACACCCCAGCTGAGGGCCCACGTGCACTGCGTGCTGATGAAATGCAAGGTGGTCGGCAAAGACGGCAAACTGCAGAAAACGGCCGTCCTTGACAAGCTCGCTGTGCGTGGGAATGGAAAGGATGTCGCTAAG ATCCTGGAGAACTGCGCTGAGCACCAGTACGGCGACGCGCCCGAGGATCTGACCTGGAACCTGTTCCGATGCGCCTACGACAAGAAAGCTATTCTCTTCGATTACATGCCCAACGCAACGAGCAGTCTGCATTGA
- the LOC133534499 gene encoding uncharacterized protein LOC133534499 isoform X3: MCVIPGASAGCKHCSQTVGKEEKAMFRTHSDACLATSKADPAQVDALSRGEFLDTPQLRAHVHCVLMKCKVVGKDGKLQKTAVLDKLAVRGNGKDVAKILENCAEHQYGDAPEDLTWNLFRCAYDKKAILFDYMPNATSSLH, translated from the exons ATGTGTGTAattccgggg gcttCCGCGGGTTGCAAACATTGCTCA CAGACCGTGGGCAAGGAAGAAAAGGCCATGTTCCGCACCCACTCGGATGCCTGCTTGGCCACATCTAAAGCTGACCCCGCGCAAGTGGACGCTCTTAGTCGCGGTGAATTCCTGGACACACCCCAGCTGAGGGCCCACGTGCACTGCGTGCTGATGAAATGCAAGGTGGTCGGCAAAGACGGCAAACTGCAGAAAACGGCCGTCCTTGACAAGCTCGCTGTGCGTGGGAATGGAAAGGATGTCGCTAAG ATCCTGGAGAACTGCGCTGAGCACCAGTACGGCGACGCGCCCGAGGATCTGACCTGGAACCTGTTCCGATGCGCCTACGACAAGAAAGCTATTCTCTTCGATTACATGCCCAACGCAACGAGCAGTCTGCATTGA